Proteins encoded within one genomic window of Humulus lupulus chromosome 1, drHumLupu1.1, whole genome shotgun sequence:
- the LOC133796291 gene encoding uncharacterized protein LOC133796291 isoform X2, protein MVSGADTDLGAQPHMDELVDQIIEDIEFIKEEHRNFRKFLPKDCRQKSQDSYDEDKMSKKRVIKIPKASDAVAKDKLTAVKRPKTSGSKQVSEVEFSVILLTQSSLGTCTTIKRKVDFLDPEVPDETVLRIPHTVSVYSNTASIEGHVSGLLHPAN, encoded by the exons ATGGTTTCTGGTGCAGATACAGACCTTGGTGCTCAACCTCACATGGACGAGCTAGTTGATCAAATTATTGAGGATATTGAATTTATAAAAGAGGAGCATCGTAATTTCAGAAAGTTTCTTCCCAAAGATTGTCGGCAAAAATCACAAGACAGTTACGACGAAG ACAAGATGTCTAAAAAAAGAGTGATCAAAATACCCAAAGCTAGTGATGCTGTGGCTAAAGATAAACTGACAGCAGTTAAGAGGCCGAAGACAAGCGGGTCCAAACAAGTTTCTGAGGTTGAATTTTCTGTTATTCTGCTGACCCAATCTTCTTTGGGTACATGTACTACTATCAAGAGGAAAGTTGACTTTCTTGACCCAGAGGTCCCCGATGAGACTGTCCTTCGAATTCCTCATACTGTGTCGGTTTACTCGAACACTGCATCGATTGAAGGACATGTAAGTGGACTCCTTCATCCTGCTAATTGA
- the LOC133796291 gene encoding uncharacterized protein LOC133796291 isoform X1, whose amino-acid sequence MVSGADTDLGAQPHMDELVDQIIEDIEFIKEEHRNFRKFLPKDCRQKSQDSYDEGISELQSLEHIHILVLTQELDKVGIEFTVLTHLTKEQRMFADKMSKKRVIKIPKASDAVAKDKLTAVKRPKTSGSKQVSEVEFSVILLTQSSLGTCTTIKRKVDFLDPEVPDETVLRIPHTVSVYSNTASIEGHVSGLLHPAN is encoded by the coding sequence ATGGTTTCTGGTGCAGATACAGACCTTGGTGCTCAACCTCACATGGACGAGCTAGTTGATCAAATTATTGAGGATATTGAATTTATAAAAGAGGAGCATCGTAATTTCAGAAAGTTTCTTCCCAAAGATTGTCGGCAAAAATCACAAGACAGTTACGACGAAGGTATCTCTGAACTTCAATCCCTTGAACACATTCACATCCTTGTTTTGACTCAAGAACTTGATAAGGTTGGAATTGAGTTTACTGTTTTGACTCACTTGACCAAAGAGCAACGTATGTTTGCAGACAAGATGTCTAAAAAAAGAGTGATCAAAATACCCAAAGCTAGTGATGCTGTGGCTAAAGATAAACTGACAGCAGTTAAGAGGCCGAAGACAAGCGGGTCCAAACAAGTTTCTGAGGTTGAATTTTCTGTTATTCTGCTGACCCAATCTTCTTTGGGTACATGTACTACTATCAAGAGGAAAGTTGACTTTCTTGACCCAGAGGTCCCCGATGAGACTGTCCTTCGAATTCCTCATACTGTGTCGGTTTACTCGAACACTGCATCGATTGAAGGACATGTAAGTGGACTCCTTCATCCTGCTAATTGA
- the LOC133796291 gene encoding uncharacterized protein LOC133796291 isoform X3 translates to MIYIREDYPVLKKKNIILANNNASLKLEIEKHVEKERQSEDLIKSLKDELEKVKRELNNEKKKAEDLASDFEQVALTAVVKTRGELMTEYKEGKYVDWDVDGEIETYCAHMGLDVDSEGAEKLEDASVANIEEAAAEIHDFGATKDCEEPHANA, encoded by the coding sequence ATGATTTACATTCGAGAAGATTATCCTGtcttgaagaagaagaacataaTTTTGGCTAATAATAATGCTTCCCTGAAGCTAGAGATTGAGAAGCATGTAGAGAAAGAGCGCCAATCTGAAGATCTCATTAAATCTCTAAAGGATGAGCTTGAGAAGGTGAAGCGAGAGCTGAATAATGAGAAGAAAAAGGCAGAGGACCTCGCCTCTGATTTTGAGCAGGTTGCTTTGACTGCTGTTGTCAAGACTCGTGGAGAACTAATGACAGAGTACAAGGAAGGAAAGTATGTTGATTGGGATGTGGATGGTGAGATAGAAACTTACTGTGCCCACATGGGTTTGGATGTTGATAGTGAAGGAGCTGAAAAACTTGAAGATGCTTCTGTTGCGAATATCGAAGAAGCGGCTGCCGAGATCCATGATTTTGGTGCTACAAAGGATTGTGAAGAACCTCATgcaaatgcttag